Below is a genomic region from Lampris incognitus isolate fLamInc1 chromosome 2, fLamInc1.hap2, whole genome shotgun sequence.
ttgccttctcatgccccccGTCCTCTCATCCACCCTGATCTcaggcagactaaggaccgagcactcgtcctgctgccccctcctcttggaactccctccccaagcacatcagacactgctgtgatctgcccacattcaagtcattaatctgGACTCACCTCTGcagacttgctttcatctgtgatttatgtgatttatgatgtttgtttgtttttttcccttttgtatctgtccaagtgggagagtactgctggcgtcgtgtgtggctgccacttctccctctcgtagcccccctttccATCtatcctgtatgtctgtgttatgtttatctgttgtcttgtttcaccccgtttattgtaaagtgactttgagtgttagaaaagtactacataagtttaatttattattattattattattattttattaatatATTAAGCCCAACATAGGTTTACATCCTCATTGGCAAacgtctgctgtctgtctctcactcctgTCTCTGTTCTTCTCAGTCAGTTATTGGCCTCTATACAGGCTATTGGTACACTCCTGCTGTCCTTGCTCCATTTCCACAATCTCTGTAAGGTATCATCTTACCCTCTGCAGTTTGTTTTGATTTATCAGTAAACTATCTATCCCAGTGACTAATCATTTGGCAGTAAGGCCATCAGTATCTAGGTTTCCTATCAGAACACTACAGACCTATTTAAAATCACCTGGCAGCCAAAGCAGAGATTCCATCAGGTTGCCTTGGTCTGACTTTTGCCATCCTATGAGTGGCTGGGGtaaatagacagacaaacagacatatctaaggtgttttatatttgtttttatttatatacgtttttatttttactcttacttatttgttcttactcttatttttgccttgtctgtttttgttttttgttttttttatgaagcactttgtaacattgttttagaaaagtgttatataattaaaattattattatcatacaattccttgggcctagggttagaatgaggtagaagtctatttgatggatagtgcctttcttaggatgtaagatgttccaagtagtgccatcttctgtagttcttgtattctgatgttacccgggatctgttgggtgtatttctccatcccttttttttacgagtcccagggctcctatcactactggtactgttgtggttttcattccccacattcgctcaatctggatttcaaggtctttatatttggacagtttttcagttacttttactgaggtgttcctttcagtcgggatggacatgtggatgagtcggcagcttttttcttttttgttcttgatgatgatgcctggtctgttggcctttatctcacaatctgtctgtattggcatgtcccataagattgtgatgtgttttttttctgttactgtttggggctcgtgctcatgccatttttcttttgtgttgatgttgaattctttgcagatgttccagtgcagacatgtggcggccttgttctgtctttgtaggtattcggttctggccagctcagggcaccctgccaccatatggccaatggtttcctggaattgaccacatatcctgcatgctgggtctgtgccatcttggagGATTCTGCTCCGGTAGTacttggtcttgatggcctggtcttgggcagcgatgataaagccctctgtttcggattgcagcccagctgttttgagccattggttggtcatatgctGGACTACATCTTTCTCagctactctttttgggtattgcctgtgcatttgtttcccttcccatttttgtttcatttgtttttggatgtgacactttgctttttgtttgacttttcgggcgtggatggttggagcttcattttcagggtgcttcattttcaggttgtttgaaataataataataatttattaagTAGAataatacattattattattattattgttattatttcaaatgtagtatatatatatatatggagagaaGCTGTATATGAGAGACAGCGCCAGTAGCATATGACAGCTGGATAGTTTGATTGGGATTTTGTTAATATCAGTTACACAATAATGGAACCTTTAGGCCACCAGTTTTGGAGAACACGTGATTATGGGTGAAATGTCATAACGCTGAGGGGTTATTAATGAATTTCTGAGCCAATGTATTATTTAGTGTTGTGAAGTTTATCACTGAGTCCATCTGGCCTCCTTCGTCACCATCTAGTACGCTGCTGCCACCGCCAGGGACCGGGGACCAGGGACCGGGGACCAGCGCAGGCTGCAGTGCGTCATCCGCTCGCCGGAGAAGGCGATCGACTGCCGCTTCCCATCTCTCCAGGACCTGGAAGCTCGTTGCCAAGCCCCACCCTGGACACCACCTTTTTGAGACTTTGCCCTCTGCCAAGAGAGGCTTGACTTTCATCCGGACCAAAACCCCGGCCCCCCAATTTACAGACTTACTTTCTGCCgtttttatgccccccccccaaaaaagctgtTATAtttgcatgttgttgttgttgttgttgttgtttacatacttTTCATTTCATAAATATCGCACATGGCAGTAAAGTAATCTCTGACTCTGATTGCAGAAAATCCATTCAACCTAACTACATGACACGCCTCGGCGGGTTCCCCTCCTGGCCGCACAGCGGCGCTGTGGGCATGCAAGGCCGAGGAGCACCACAGCGGAAGTACGTCTGCCTTTTCTCCGCATGTATTCGGCGGGTCTGGGAAACGTAGAGCCTACGAACCGTGTGGCGTAAACTCGAGAGAAGTTAAGACAAAATGAGCAAAGCGCATCCACCGGAGCTTAAAAAGTAAGTTGGGCGGTTTGCGTTTAAAATCCGGTGAAGTGCGGGTTTGACGAGGCGTCGCGTTCGGACTTCTTTCATTTGGGTTTTATTCCTGCATGGTTTGCATTGGCAGCTAACCCGGTGCTAGCTAACATTTACCGGTCGGAACGTGATGGAGACGGTGAAACGCCTCGTCATCTTTTTCATAAAATGTAAACTTGCTGATGCATTTTGGGAAGATTTGCGTGATTGGTTATGGCCGAAATTTGTTAATTTTTCTTACAAAAGAAAATGTTTTGTTTGGTATAAGATCCAACACATGACCTGGCAATCTATACAGCCATCGTCCTTGGACATTTTTTTATACATAAAAATAGATTCATGaaaacaaaaccaaatttctATATTTTTCACAAAGAGCTGTGTCATTACTTCTCATTTCTGTCCAGATGTATGATGCATGTCCAGATGTATGATGTGTGTCCACATGTATGATGTGTGTCCACATGTATGATGTATGTCCATATGTATGATGTATGTCCAGGTGTATGATGTATGTCCAGATGTATGATGTGTGTCCAGATGTATGATGTATGTCCAGATGTATGATGTGTGTCCAGATGTATGATGTGTGTCCATATGTATGATGTATGTCCAGATGTATGATGCATGTCCAGATGTATGACGTATGTCCAGATTTATGATGTGTGTCCATATGTATGATGTGTGTCCATATGTGTGTATCAGAGTATGGAGAAGAAGAGTGCAGTGATACTTTGCAATTTAGTTGAGAAGCTTGACCTTGCAGAGAACCCCTAGCTCTCTCCCCCTACTCCctactgttttatttatttatttattgttaaattgCCATTATTTTCCCCCCATTTTAACCTCTTGTTATAcccgtttgttttgtatgtgcccGTTTTAAGGCTTGTCTTTTGCCTGGATAATATTCGTCTAAGACACTGTACCCTGCCATTGTTTAATGTAaatttgcaacaacaaaaaaacaattccGGTCCGAAAGAGGCATGTCTTGTGTTATTACCCTCCGTTTATGGCAAATAGAATTACTTAACGTTGCGTAATTCTATACTACTTTTTTCTCAATTCTAGGTTCATGGATAAGAAGCTTTCGTGTGAGTATGAATCAGAGTTCTATGCTGTCATTCGTCTGAGTCGATGGGAACTCAGGCTTTATTTACTACATACGACTTATTGATGTAGCCTTCATTATGGACCAAAACGTCTGGAAAACTGCTCGCATAGATGTGATATGCAGAATCCAGCACCACAGAAAAGAACGCAGACCAATGAGTCTTTAGTCATTTCCTCCAAAATATATTTATATTCCTTTACAAAAGAAGATGCTAACAAGTATGGCGTCTCAAACTACAATGGATAAATTTGcagctcaggaaaaaaaaaatctgtctgcaTGAGAACTCTTTTGATTAGATTTAACCCATGCCAAAAGTATTTGTTGGGTCGCGAGGTAATTATTTCCAATCAAATTATTTGGAAGATTTTTTTCTGTATTTTACATGTTATTAATGTTCGCATGTGAGTAAAAAAGGCCACTATTTGTGTGCACTCACTTGGACAATGATGAAAACGTCATTAGAGTTTGATGATCAAGTAGAGTCAGGACCAGATTTGTGTTCGATATGGGTGACCTACCCTCCCTGTAATCCAAACCTCAGTAAAATACATGAAAATGGAGCTGATCCTTTGAATCCAAGTCATTTCTTCATTAGTTGATAACTTGGAATGTTTAAACCTTTTATTTCCTGCTTTAGTGAAGCTGAATGGAGGCAGACATGTGCAGGGTATCCTGCGAGGGTTTGATCCCTTCATGAACCTGGTGATGGATGACTGTCTTGAGATGGGGTCGGGGGGACAACAGAATGGCATTGGAATGGTGGTAAGTGTCTGTTCAGTCCAGTCCTGTCCAGTCCTGTCTCCTTCCAGAACATCCGTTCAGATTGACTTGTTTTAAATCTCCTGTTTCACCCTGTAGTTCTTTTTGTAAGTGTAGGAGAGCTGGCCGGGAAGGCAGTGTTCAAGCTGAACAAAATAAACAGAATACAGAATGATGTTCCTACTGTTTACATGAAATATGTTGGGATGACATTGAAGTCTGTGACCTGTTAGCCATCAATGAAAGATTATATTGGATTTATCAAGTCACTACAGAGGTATGACATGTTTTACATTTCACTAGACATTGTGAAATGTAAAACATTTGCTTTTCCATAAATGACGCATTTATCATGCTGTAATGAAAAAATAAACCCATATTCTATTGTGATTAATTGTGCGTTTTGTCAGAAACAACTTCATGCTAATACAATttgggtctgttttttttttccctcaagtttttattaagttttcaaaaagatataaacagaacagtacaacaacctcGACACAAAAGAATACAGTAAGATATACAAACAGATAGAAATAATAAATAGTTGTGGAAATATTCACACAAATATTTTAATTAGTCGCTCATTTAGTCAGTGTCATTTCTCATATAAATGTTTCATTTTTCCAGTCCTTTTTAAATATATTCTCTTGGACTCTCAAAATGTGTGTCCTGGACACACATTTTGAGAGTCCAAGAGAATATATTTATGGAAAAGTGGACATTGTGTCCACTTTTCCATAACAAAAATGTCTTGGACAATTTCCATCCACGCTTCCTGTTTTGGAGTGTTAACATTAAACCAGTTTGTGGTAACGGCTTTCTTACTCACTGCAAGTAAAACTTCAGTTAAGTAGAGATCTTCTCTCATCACAGCATCATCAGAGTTACCAAGATACGCCACAGGGCAGGTGTCTGGGATTTAGTATCCCAAAATATTTTTGACACCTACGTTTACATTCTGCCAATACAACTTTATCTTTGTGCGTTTCCAGAAGGTCtcctccatgctcccacacagcctccaacaCTGTTGTTGTGCAGCTTTTTATTTTGGGTGTTATGAAAAAGCGAGTTAGATTTTTCCaacagaattccctccatatttgtgagtttgtggATGTACATTGTGTCTCGCACATTTGATACCATTCTTGCTCTGTTATCTGAATCTTTAGCTCTGCTtcccattttgcttttatgtagAGCGTTGAGTCCCCCCTGCTTCTCCCCAAAGCGTGGTACACAGGGCTGACCCTAAGCCCATTCTGTTTGGATCTATTGTTTTTAAACGCACAGCATGCAGTTTTCATGCCACATCCCTCAACTGGAAATGTAATCCATCACTCCACTGCATTTCTCTCTAACCAGAGTGTGGCGCTCTAAATGTGCCAAAATGTTAAAGGGTCATATCATGTttttggggtcccccccccctttcctttagTGCATTATCTAGCTGGGAGGTACTTGTAAAACATCTGCAGTTACAACGCCCAAAGTCCACACCAAAGGTAATTATTCCCTCTGACAAAAACACTGCGTGAAACGCCTCGTTTGTCATCCAGCGTTTTCCTCCGTTACTTATCTATGTCAttatgtaacacattttcataatgcTCGCATAGCGGCTAGTTTGCCCTGCCCTCAAAGTTCAGTACAGCGGACGGGCCACGGACTTTGGTGCAACACCAGGAAGAGTTTGGTTAGCAAGTATTGCAATGTTGGAGACATCGTTTTCTTTGGTGCAAGAtccctttgtatggacttccaaaggaagaCAACTTAAAGACTCAGTGGTTAAAATTCCTTTTTACCAGGCGTCCGgatagtatagcggtctattctgttgcctaccaacacagggaatgccagtttgaatctccgtgttacctccggcttggtcgggcatccctacagatacaattggccatgtctgcacttgggaagccagatgtaggtatgtgtcctggtcgctgcactagcgcctcctctggtcggtcagggtgcctgttcgggagggagggggaactggggggaatggcttgatcctcccacgctctacgtccccctggtgaaactcctcactctcaggtgaaaagaagcggctggggactccgcatgtatgggaggaggcatgtggtagtctgcagccctccccagatcagcagagggggtagagcagagaccgggacggctcggaaaatagggtaattggccaagtataactggggagaaaaagaggagggaaaagccacaaaaaaatccTTTTTATCATTATTCCCAGCGGTACAACCCCAACCTTTATTCTCCCCTTTATTTTACCAAGGACCACATCCTGAACGAGGCACAGTTCAGTGCTGGATTTTTAATTTGTTCGCCTTTCCTAAAGAAGAAAGCACCAGACAACACTGGATGCAGTTTCTTTTGTCGGGCCAACAACAGCCATATGCCAACGTGTTGTGTTTGTTCACGCCGCTTCAGAGGACTATGAGCCCAGTATGAAGCCGGATTTTTGGCTAGGCTAGCGCTAAAAGACAGGTAAAGGGCGGTGTTGAGGAGTCAGAAGAGCAAGCTGTAAATAACATTAAATCACTGAAATGTTTGTGTTGTATTGATAACTGAACCAGATGGCTTGTGAATATGGTTTCAGTGCAGACAACGGGCGTATAGAATGAAGCTGAAGTTACAGCGGTTTGCTCAAAACAGTAGAGCCGGTGCACCAAGCAGTCAGATTACATGCCTTTACTGCAATCATATCCACTCTAGATCGTGGCGTTATCTTTACAACCGCTGTGGGTAAATGTTACCATCCCCCAAACACAAATTTTTCAAGTAATAAGCAATCAACTATATTTCTATAATGCCAAAAGTAGTTAAGCTGAAGCACAGATTTTTCAAGCCAGAAGCCTGTCAGACTACAGTCCTGGTAAATGTACGTACGTTTTTTTAAGCCATTAACTATATATTTTTGAGTTGTTGGGATCATGAGTGCATTCCTCACTGGAGTCagggatctactactactttcggctgctcccattaggggttgccacagcggatcatccgtttccatttctttctgtcttctgcatcttcctctgttacaccagccacctgcatgtcttccctcaccacatccataagcctcctctttggctttcctcttccctggcagccctaatataatcgttcttaatcctgtccttcctcatcactcccagtgaaaatcttagcatcttcaactctgccacctcagctccacctcctgtcttttagtcagtgccactgtctccaaactatacaacatagctggtctcacaaccatcttgtaaaccttccctttaactcttgctggtacccttctgtcacaaatcactcctgacactcttctccacccactccatcctgcctgcactctcttcttcacctctctcctgcactccccattactttggacagttgaccccaagtatttaaactcatttatgccttcgtcacctccactccttgcatcctgaccattccgctgtcgtcctctcattcatgcatgggTATTCTGtcatgctcctactgactttcattcctcttctctccagtgtatacctccacctctccaggctctcctcaacctgcaccctactcttgctacagatcataatgtcatctgcaaacatcatcgtccatggagactcctgcctgatcttgtccataaacctgtccatcaccactgcaaacaagaaagggctcagagccgatccttgatgtaatcccaccttcaacccatctgtcattccaactgcacacctcaccattgtcacactgccctcatacatatcctgcaccactcctacatacttctctgcaactcctgacttcctcatacaataccacacctcctctcttggcaccctgttgtatgctttctctaaatctacaaagacacaatgtacctccttctggccttctttatacttctccatctacattctcaaagcaaacatcacacctgtggtgctcttttgtggcatgaaaccatactactgcttgctaatcgtcacctctcgtcttaccctagcttctattactctttcccatatcttcatactgtggctgatcaactttatacctctgtagttgctacagttctgcacatcacccttgttcttgaaaatcggtaccagtatgcttcttctccactcctcaggcatcctctcactttccaagattgtgttaaacaatctagttaaaaactccactgccatctctcctaaacatctccatgcctccacaggtatgtcatcaagaccaactgcctttccattcttcatcctcttcatagctgccctcacttcctccttgttaatccactgcacttcctgattcactagccccatatcatccaaccttctctctctctcattttcttcattcatcagcccctcaaagtactccttccaccttctcagcgtactctcctcgcttgtcagcacatttccatctctaaccttcatcaccctaacttgctgcatatccttcccagctcggtccctctgtctagacaATCgatgcaagtccttttctccttccttagtgtctaacttgtcatccaactcaccatacgccttttcctttgcctttgccacctctctccactttacgctgcatctccttgta
It encodes:
- the snrpg gene encoding small nuclear ribonucleoprotein G, producing the protein MSKAHPPELKKFMDKKLSLKLNGGRHVQGILRGFDPFMNLVMDDCLEMGSGGQQNGIGMVVIRGNSIIMLEALERV